The window TAGCGTGCACAAGGACGCGTTCGCACGGTTGAAGGCACGTGTGATGGTGGACAACAACCCTTGGCATTGCGACTGCGCCCTGCAGCAGGCGCTGGGCGGCATGGCGCACAACCATGAGGCCGCCACGCGCGTGCTGTGTCGTAGTTCAGAGCTGAGGGACCAGGAGGGCCAGCCGTTCCTGGCCGTGGATGCAGACTTGTGCAACCTGGCCAAGCGGACCACCGACTACGCCATGTTGGTGACCATGTTCGGCTGGTTTGCGATGGTTATCTCTTATGTTGTGTACTATGTACGGCAGAACCAGGAGGACGCGAGACGACACCTCGAGTACCTGAAATCGCTTCCCAGCAAGCCCAAGAAACCGGACGAACCGGAGGACATAAGCACGGTCGTGTGATGCTACAAAGATCGCACGATCCCAGAGACTAAAGGGCCGTTCACACCAAGGATGATAACTGTAACGATAACTATAAGAGTATATGGAATTTTGTGTAACGGAGGCCAGCGGTAGgtgctgtgcaggtaaacctcactcccctgatctcaagagTTGCACTAGCTACTGATGCTAGTGGCTGCAGTCTTTAACCTCCTTGTTAGTGCGCCTGCCTCCCATGCTGGAGACCTGGGTTCAAGTACCGCTCGGAGCAGGTGCAAGTAGGACCCGGGGGGGTTATgttggtgccgtgacccggatgggagtgaggtttagggGGGTGAGTGTAATGGAGGTCAGCGGTAGgtgctgtgcaggtaaacctcactctCCTGATCTCAAAAGAAGCCCTAGCAATTGACACTAGTGTCTGCTGTCTTTAGCCTCCATGTTAGTGCGCCTGCCTCCAATGCCAGAGGCCCGGGTTCGGGTAGGTCTCGGGGGCAGGGTTCATTCGCACCACAGCTACTATGATAACAGTGTAGAGAGACTGTATTGTTTACAGGTGGTGATCAGAATCAATTATAATATATGTTATCGTCCGTTATTGTGGGTGCTGatatagttatcgttatagttatcattcttAGCAAGAGCGGGCCTTAAACCAGGATGTTGATCAATCTGATGCGAATCGTAAATGTCGTCTAGCGTACTACACCTGTCTTCTCTTTTTCCAATGTGCTTTCCTGTTTCTGAGTATGTATTTAGAACAATTTGTGATACACTTCCA of the Labeo rohita strain BAU-BD-2019 chromosome 19, IGBB_LRoh.1.0, whole genome shotgun sequence genome contains:
- the lrrc3b gene encoding leucine-rich repeat-containing protein 3B, whose amino-acid sequence is MTPLDLWLSRSIPMCLLLQSLVLMVLCFPSASTCPKGCTCQRSESPPHGLNVTCSLSRLKEIPPDVPPDTQLLQLDRNHISLVPDRIFHGLRMLRRLNLSHNAVETLGEGAFVGLEGSLEVLDLSHNRITSVHKDAFARLKARVMVDNNPWHCDCALQQALGGMAHNHEAATRVLCRSSELRDQEGQPFLAVDADLCNLAKRTTDYAMLVTMFGWFAMVISYVVYYVRQNQEDARRHLEYLKSLPSKPKKPDEPEDISTVV